The Neorhodopirellula lusitana genome includes a window with the following:
- a CDS encoding bL17 family ribosomal protein: protein MRHRRKGRVLGRSPSHRRALYRNLSSAIFLTERDASLDDNAPKVPGRIITTLEKAKEIRPLVEKCITLAKKALLAKAESEQYGTDAERGTDAYKAWRKSENWRKWADARAPYVNAQRRAVQLMGDREAVAILFDTVAPRFMDRPGGYTRIMRLAKPRLGDGGTRAILEFVGNNDKVKRSASKPAFDSAPEAATDEASTEEATANS, encoded by the coding sequence ATGCGTCACCGTCGCAAAGGCCGCGTTTTAGGCCGATCACCGTCTCACCGCAGAGCCCTTTATCGCAACTTGTCCAGCGCGATCTTCTTGACCGAGCGTGACGCCAGTTTGGATGATAACGCTCCTAAAGTTCCTGGTCGTATCATCACGACCCTGGAAAAGGCCAAAGAGATTCGTCCATTGGTCGAAAAGTGCATCACCCTTGCCAAGAAAGCCTTGCTCGCGAAAGCTGAGTCAGAGCAGTACGGCACCGACGCCGAACGCGGCACCGATGCTTACAAAGCATGGCGTAAAAGCGAAAACTGGCGTAAATGGGCCGATGCTCGTGCTCCTTACGTCAATGCTCAGCGTCGCGCCGTCCAATTGATGGGCGATCGCGAAGCGGTTGCGATCCTGTTCGATACGGTTGCACCTCGATTCATGGATCGTCCCGGTGGTTACACCCGGATCATGCGTCTGGCCAAGCCTCGCCTAGGCGATGGCGGCACACGTGCCATCCTTGAGTTCGTTGGTAACAACGACAAGGTCAAGCGTTCGGCGTCGAAGCCAGCATTCGATTCCGCACCTGAAGCGGCAACGGACGAAGCTTCGACTGAAGAAGCCACCGCCAACAGCTAA
- a CDS encoding DNA-directed RNA polymerase subunit alpha encodes MSMHIRWRGMELPSTLEVDRDSLTQNYGKFSAEPFERGFGASIGNSMRRVLLSSLMGSAVTQIKIRGAQHEFTSIPGVLEDVTDIVLNVKALIVRNNSDATRVITVESNSAGVITGADIETDADVEVINKDHVIATLTEDKPFMMEMVVENGRGYVPSTEHSSVDHEIGIIPIDAVFSPIVRVRYEVEATRVGQKTNYDRLILEIWTDGTINPEMALTESAKIFRKHLNPFVQYRELGPSIFSAARGGAGSPEAQLEAKLNMTLADLRLSVRANNCLESENIMTVRDLVVRNEDSLLEVRNFGDTTLNEVREKLSQYGLHLGMRVPNQPLF; translated from the coding sequence ATGTCGATGCATATCCGCTGGCGTGGCATGGAACTTCCCAGCACGCTTGAAGTCGATCGCGACTCGCTGACGCAGAACTACGGAAAATTCTCCGCTGAACCGTTCGAACGCGGTTTCGGTGCGAGCATTGGAAATAGCATGCGCCGCGTCTTGCTTAGCAGCTTGATGGGCAGTGCCGTTACCCAAATCAAAATCCGTGGTGCTCAACACGAGTTCACCTCGATTCCTGGTGTTCTAGAAGATGTCACCGATATCGTCTTGAACGTGAAGGCGTTGATCGTTCGCAATAACAGCGATGCAACCCGCGTCATCACCGTGGAAAGCAATTCCGCCGGTGTGATCACGGGTGCCGACATTGAAACCGATGCGGACGTGGAAGTGATCAACAAAGATCACGTCATCGCCACGCTGACCGAAGACAAGCCTTTCATGATGGAAATGGTTGTCGAAAACGGTCGCGGCTACGTTCCTAGCACCGAACACAGTAGCGTCGATCACGAAATTGGGATCATCCCAATCGATGCTGTTTTCAGCCCGATCGTTCGCGTCCGCTATGAAGTGGAAGCAACTCGTGTTGGTCAAAAGACTAACTACGATCGCCTGATCCTTGAAATCTGGACCGATGGCACAATCAACCCAGAAATGGCGTTGACTGAATCGGCCAAGATCTTCCGAAAGCACCTCAACCCGTTCGTTCAGTACCGCGAATTGGGTCCGAGTATCTTCTCGGCTGCTCGAGGCGGTGCCGGATCGCCAGAGGCACAACTCGAAGCAAAGCTAAACATGACTCTCGCAGATTTGCGTTTGTCGGTCCGAGCGAACAATTGCCTCGAAAGCGAAAACATCATGACCGTTCGCGATCTCGTTGTCCGCAACGAAGATTCGCTTTTGGAAGTGCGTAACTTTGGCGACACCACGCTCAACGAAGTTCGTGAAAAGCTTTCGCAATACGGTTTGCACCTGGGCATGCGAGTGCCTAACCAACCGCTTTTCTAA
- the rpmF gene encoding 50S ribosomal protein L32, producing MAVPKRKHSNARTGSRRAHDRLKKRSIAYCPQCSSAVPTHVICPKCGYYQGRTVVQQEES from the coding sequence ATGGCAGTCCCCAAACGCAAACACTCCAATGCCCGTACCGGTAGCCGTCGCGCCCACGACCGTTTGAAAAAACGTTCGATCGCGTACTGCCCACAGTGCAGTAGTGCTGTTCCAACGCACGTAATCTGCCCTAAGTGCGGTTACTACCAAGGCCGCACCGTCGTGCAGCAAGAAGAATCCTGA
- the fabF gene encoding beta-ketoacyl-ACP synthase II, giving the protein MTASTEQTNVSRPNESERRVVITGVGVVTPLACDVESFWTRLIAGESGIHELSIMDTARYKVHFGGDIPNFDVTEHVEPREAKRLDRFTQFAVHAGAQAVIDSGVDFSTLDVKRCGVILGSGIGGLNEIEDQIERMLNKGPDRVSPFTVPKMMVNAAGGTLSIRYGLKGPNFAVATACASATNAMGDAVRSIRSGETDLVITGGTEAAITRMGLAAFQNMKALSTRNEEPTLASRPFDVGRDGFVLAEGAGLLIFEELEQAKARGAKIYAEVLGYGTSSDAGHITAPDPDGNGAADAMRYAIADSGRGVEQIDYINAHGTSTPLGDKAETRAIKAVLGDRAKDVAISSTKGALGHSLGASGGIEAVILCKTIETGMIAPTINLDSADPECDLDYVPLKAREQKVDVAMSNSFGFGGHNACVVLGRL; this is encoded by the coding sequence ATGACCGCTTCCACTGAACAAACAAACGTCTCGCGTCCAAACGAATCGGAACGCCGGGTCGTGATTACTGGCGTTGGTGTCGTGACGCCACTGGCTTGTGATGTTGAGTCTTTCTGGACTCGATTGATCGCCGGTGAGAGTGGGATTCATGAACTGTCGATCATGGATACTGCTCGCTACAAAGTTCACTTCGGTGGCGACATTCCTAATTTTGATGTCACCGAACACGTCGAACCCCGGGAAGCGAAGCGACTGGACCGTTTCACTCAATTTGCCGTCCACGCGGGTGCTCAGGCCGTGATTGATAGCGGAGTTGATTTTTCAACTTTGGATGTCAAGCGTTGCGGCGTGATCCTTGGTTCGGGAATTGGTGGACTGAATGAGATCGAGGACCAAATCGAGCGCATGCTCAACAAGGGACCGGATCGAGTTAGCCCCTTCACGGTGCCTAAGATGATGGTCAACGCGGCCGGCGGGACGCTTTCGATTCGTTACGGATTGAAAGGTCCTAACTTCGCCGTCGCGACAGCCTGTGCCAGTGCAACCAACGCCATGGGCGATGCGGTGCGCAGCATCCGATCAGGCGAAACGGACTTGGTGATCACTGGTGGTACCGAGGCCGCAATCACCCGTATGGGTTTGGCGGCGTTTCAAAACATGAAAGCGCTTTCGACTCGTAACGAAGAGCCCACGTTGGCAAGCCGTCCTTTCGATGTCGGTCGCGATGGATTCGTGTTGGCTGAGGGTGCTGGTCTGTTGATTTTTGAAGAGCTTGAACAGGCGAAAGCTCGTGGTGCAAAGATCTACGCCGAGGTTCTTGGTTATGGAACTTCCAGCGATGCAGGCCACATCACTGCTCCAGATCCTGATGGCAACGGAGCCGCCGACGCGATGCGATATGCGATTGCAGATTCGGGTCGCGGTGTCGAGCAGATTGATTACATCAATGCTCACGGCACTAGCACGCCATTAGGCGACAAGGCGGAAACGCGTGCAATTAAGGCTGTGTTGGGTGATCGAGCGAAAGATGTTGCGATCAGTAGCACGAAGGGTGCTCTTGGGCACTCGCTAGGCGCAAGCGGTGGAATCGAGGCGGTGATTTTGTGCAAAACCATCGAAACAGGAATGATCGCACCAACAATCAACTTGGATAGCGCGGATCCTGAATGTGATCTGGATTACGTCCCGTTGAAAGCTCGCGAACAAAAAGTCGATGTGGCGATGAGCAATAGCTTTGGTTTCGGTGGTCACAACGCTTGTGTGGTGCTCGGTCGCCTCTAG
- the rpsM gene encoding 30S ribosomal protein S13, protein MGVDIPNDKQIQYSLTYLYGLGLFRAREVCEKLGIDPTSPASDISDEDVGRIAAVLERDYLVEGPLRRQVTQNISRLREIKAYRGIRHRMSLPVRGQRTKTNARTRKGPRKTVAGKKGVKDLR, encoded by the coding sequence ATGGGCGTTGACATCCCCAACGACAAACAAATCCAATACTCGCTTACCTATCTTTACGGACTCGGTTTATTCCGTGCTCGTGAAGTATGTGAAAAGCTGGGTATCGATCCGACCTCTCCCGCTAGTGATATTAGCGACGAAGATGTTGGACGCATCGCCGCCGTTCTTGAACGAGATTACCTCGTCGAGGGACCGCTGCGTCGTCAAGTCACGCAAAACATTAGCCGACTACGTGAGATTAAGGCATACCGGGGCATCCGCCACCGAATGAGCCTTCCTGTCCGCGGCCAACGTACCAAGACAAACGCTCGCACCCGCAAAGGTCCCCGAAAGACCGTTGCAGGTAAGAAGGGCGTCAAGGATCTGCGATAG
- a CDS encoding response regulator transcription factor: MDSSSFNPTAEADSGPEPTVYLIDDHEVELDLMQRWCRQAGLKTEVFDEPNVLLARLEQATVGCLVADLRMPQISGLELQAELARRDLTIPVILVTGHGDAENCRAAFKQGVFDFIEKGFDSIQFIDSIEKAIRSNQRDRFRYEVRREARLLLEKISRRENEVVLLLANGMPLKGIAQELKISVQTASKHRSSIFLKLGIDNEVDLYKMLLAAEVDLDKNPEQAEE; this comes from the coding sequence ATGGATTCATCATCGTTCAATCCAACAGCGGAGGCCGATTCGGGCCCTGAACCCACGGTCTATCTGATCGACGACCATGAAGTCGAACTTGACCTGATGCAGAGATGGTGTCGGCAGGCCGGACTGAAGACAGAAGTCTTTGATGAGCCAAATGTGCTCTTGGCAAGATTGGAGCAGGCGACCGTCGGTTGTTTGGTTGCTGATCTTCGCATGCCGCAAATTAGCGGGCTGGAACTGCAAGCGGAATTGGCTCGACGTGACCTGACGATTCCCGTCATTTTGGTGACGGGCCATGGTGATGCGGAGAATTGCCGAGCTGCGTTTAAGCAAGGCGTCTTCGACTTCATCGAGAAAGGTTTCGACTCAATCCAGTTCATTGATTCGATCGAGAAAGCGATCCGCTCCAATCAGCGTGATCGTTTCCGATACGAGGTCCGCCGTGAAGCTCGGCTGTTGCTCGAGAAAATCTCACGCCGTGAAAACGAGGTTGTCCTGCTGCTCGCCAACGGAATGCCGTTGAAGGGGATCGCCCAGGAACTGAAGATCAGCGTGCAAACCGCATCGAAGCACCGCAGCAGCATTTTCTTGAAGCTCGGGATCGATAACGAAGTCGACCTGTACAAAATGCTGTTGGCGGCCGAAGTGGATCTCGACAAGAATCCTGAGCAGGCCGAAGAATAA
- the rpsK gene encoding 30S ribosomal protein S11 — translation MAKTNKKKRVRRNVSNGVAHVHATFNNTTVTITDAKGDTLCWASAGTSGFKGSRKSTPFAGQCAAQQAAEKATKFGMRDVEVRVKGPGSGRESAITSLQAAGLNVKLIEEVTPIPHNGCRPRKKRRV, via the coding sequence GTGGCCAAGACCAACAAAAAGAAGCGAGTTCGTCGCAACGTCAGTAACGGCGTCGCCCACGTTCACGCAACGTTCAATAACACAACCGTGACGATCACCGACGCCAAAGGCGACACACTTTGCTGGGCCAGCGCCGGAACAAGTGGTTTCAAGGGCAGTCGAAAGAGCACTCCTTTCGCCGGCCAATGTGCTGCACAACAAGCTGCTGAAAAGGCAACTAAGTTCGGCATGCGAGACGTTGAAGTACGAGTGAAGGGCCCAGGAAGCGGCCGCGAAAGTGCAATCACCTCGCTGCAAGCAGCAGGGCTGAATGTCAAATTGATCGAGGAAGTGACCCCGATCCCACACAACGGTTGCCGCCCACGCAAGAAACGACGCGTTTAA
- the argH gene encoding argininosuccinate lyase, with protein sequence MASPSRSGVFAQATDQRLEAYAESISFDSRLYEQDIRGSIAHADMLRTVGLLTDQEFSLICTELEKIRGQLERGELPMRFELEDIHMHVEQALIDATGDVGRKLHTARSRNDQVSTDLRMWIRESLDHIDELLVALQRAFLSRCDADFDVILPAYTHLQRAQPVLAPHYWLAYIEKLERDRGRVADCRKRVNQSPLGIAAVAGTTLPIDRQQTAKALGFDGITANSLDTSSDRDFALESSFALSMIASHLSGWAEEWILWSTVEFDFIQIPQQFCTGSSIMPQKVNPDTLELTRGKSARVMGSLQTLMLLVKNLPLAYNRDLQEDKPPLFDAFDTTRAMLELATPIVAGATLKRDSISARIEKGYLDATTLMEWMIRKGMPQRTAHHLVGAIVGEAMKQDLPLADLPVETLAKLSDGAIDASIKEVLGTQNAVAAFQSEGSTAPERVREQIDIWTQRLANDV encoded by the coding sequence GTGGCCAGTCCTTCCCGCAGTGGCGTATTCGCCCAAGCAACCGACCAACGACTCGAAGCCTATGCTGAAAGCATTAGTTTTGACTCGCGATTGTACGAACAGGACATCCGCGGTTCGATCGCCCACGCCGACATGCTTCGCACCGTTGGGCTGCTGACGGACCAAGAATTCTCGCTAATTTGTACCGAATTGGAAAAAATCCGGGGACAGCTGGAGCGAGGCGAACTGCCGATGCGGTTCGAACTGGAAGACATCCACATGCACGTCGAGCAGGCGCTGATCGACGCGACCGGAGACGTGGGACGTAAACTGCACACCGCCCGCAGCCGCAACGACCAGGTCAGCACGGACCTGCGAATGTGGATTCGGGAGTCTCTGGACCACATCGACGAACTGCTGGTCGCTTTGCAGCGAGCTTTCCTCAGCCGCTGCGATGCCGACTTCGACGTCATTCTTCCAGCCTACACGCACCTCCAACGCGCTCAGCCCGTGCTGGCCCCCCACTACTGGTTGGCCTACATCGAAAAGCTCGAACGAGACCGTGGGCGAGTTGCCGACTGCCGAAAACGGGTCAACCAAAGCCCACTGGGAATTGCCGCCGTCGCCGGCACCACACTCCCCATCGACCGTCAACAAACCGCAAAGGCACTCGGCTTTGATGGAATCACGGCCAACAGCCTCGACACCAGCAGCGACCGGGACTTCGCGTTAGAGTCCTCGTTCGCCCTTTCGATGATCGCATCCCACCTAAGTGGCTGGGCCGAGGAATGGATTTTGTGGAGCACGGTGGAGTTCGACTTCATCCAAATCCCACAACAATTTTGCACCGGCAGCAGCATCATGCCGCAAAAAGTGAACCCAGATACGCTCGAACTCACCCGAGGCAAATCAGCCCGCGTGATGGGAAGCCTGCAAACACTCATGTTGCTCGTGAAGAATCTCCCGCTGGCGTACAACCGCGATCTTCAAGAAGACAAACCGCCCTTGTTCGACGCGTTTGACACGACACGCGCGATGCTGGAACTAGCCACGCCGATTGTTGCCGGTGCAACGCTGAAACGCGATTCGATCTCCGCCAGAATCGAAAAAGGCTATCTGGATGCGACCACGCTGATGGAATGGATGATCCGCAAAGGAATGCCCCAACGAACGGCCCACCACTTAGTCGGGGCGATCGTGGGCGAGGCGATGAAGCAGGATCTACCACTGGCCGACCTGCCGGTCGAAACGCTCGCAAAACTAAGCGACGGCGCGATCGACGCTAGCATCAAAGAAGTGCTCGGCACCCAGAATGCCGTGGCTGCTTTCCAAAGCGAAGGCTCCACCGCACCCGAACGCGTGCGGGAGCAAATCGACATCTGGACCCAACGACTCGCCAACGACGTTTAG
- the fabG gene encoding 3-oxoacyl-[acyl-carrier-protein] reductase has product MNLSLSVDLKGQVAIVTGASQGLGRAVAVALGQNGAHVVCLARNAEKLAATVAEIEAAGGVGEALPCDVTDRKAAAEAIESTNKKHGRLDILVNNAGITRDKLMRGMSDEEWDDVIATNLTSCFVCCRSAAGVMRRKKYGRIINMASISGLIGNPGQANYSASKAGMIGMTRTMSKELVSRGVTVNAVAPGFIASEMTAELGDVVMEEVKKRIPAKRVGRPEDVAAAVLFLASPDASYISGQTLVVDGGMVG; this is encoded by the coding sequence ATGAATTTGTCATTGTCCGTTGACCTGAAGGGTCAAGTTGCAATTGTTACCGGTGCTAGTCAGGGCCTGGGGCGTGCGGTTGCGGTTGCTTTGGGCCAGAACGGTGCCCACGTGGTGTGTTTGGCACGAAATGCCGAGAAGTTGGCCGCTACTGTCGCGGAAATCGAGGCTGCTGGCGGCGTTGGCGAAGCATTGCCCTGTGACGTGACTGATCGTAAAGCTGCCGCGGAAGCGATTGAATCGACCAACAAGAAACATGGTCGACTGGATATTTTGGTCAACAACGCTGGGATTACACGCGACAAGTTGATGCGTGGCATGTCCGACGAAGAGTGGGACGACGTGATCGCCACGAACCTGACGAGTTGCTTCGTTTGCTGCCGTTCGGCTGCGGGCGTGATGCGTCGTAAGAAATACGGCCGGATCATCAATATGGCCAGCATTTCGGGGCTGATTGGCAATCCAGGCCAAGCCAACTATTCCGCCAGTAAGGCAGGGATGATTGGGATGACTCGCACGATGAGCAAGGAGCTGGTTTCGCGTGGTGTTACCGTCAACGCGGTCGCGCCTGGTTTCATCGCCAGTGAGATGACAGCCGAGTTGGGCGACGTTGTGATGGAAGAAGTCAAGAAACGCATCCCAGCGAAGCGTGTCGGTCGACCCGAAGACGTGGCCGCCGCCGTGCTGTTCTTAGCTAGCCCCGACGCGAGTTATATCTCCGGTCAAACCCTCGTCGTCGACGGCGGTATGGTTGGTTAA
- the fabD gene encoding ACP S-malonyltransferase: protein MTFDASKPAILFPGQGAQAPGMGVWLCQNHSIANELFSRAEEVLGYDLKALCADGPAEKLNETVHSQPALFVVGVAAARVYEQTQPEIAARIAATAGLSLGEYTSVCFAGGLSFEDGLRLVQKRGDAMQACADAVESGMSSVLGLDLEKLTEVCELSREGDEILQPANLLCPGNIAVSGHLSALGRIEPHAAAAGAMKVVPLSVAGAFHTPLMQDAVAALTTALSEVTINATRIPVYSNVDAKPHQEPDEIRDLLAKQVVNPVLWEASIRQMIDDGFDGFLEAGTGRVLRGTIKRIARKTPTDGFGDE, encoded by the coding sequence TTGACTTTTGACGCTAGCAAGCCGGCCATTCTGTTTCCCGGACAGGGAGCTCAGGCTCCAGGTATGGGAGTTTGGTTGTGCCAAAACCATTCGATTGCTAACGAACTGTTCAGTCGTGCCGAAGAAGTTCTCGGTTACGACCTAAAGGCGTTGTGCGCCGACGGTCCAGCTGAAAAACTGAACGAGACCGTCCACAGCCAGCCCGCTTTGTTCGTTGTCGGTGTCGCTGCTGCCCGTGTCTACGAGCAAACGCAACCGGAAATTGCGGCCAGAATCGCAGCTACCGCTGGTTTGAGTCTGGGGGAGTACACCTCGGTTTGTTTTGCCGGCGGCCTGTCGTTCGAAGACGGGTTGCGACTCGTTCAAAAACGCGGCGATGCAATGCAAGCTTGTGCTGACGCGGTCGAGTCCGGCATGTCGAGCGTGTTGGGTCTGGATTTGGAAAAGCTAACCGAAGTTTGTGAGCTGAGTCGCGAGGGCGATGAGATTTTGCAGCCCGCGAACCTGCTTTGCCCCGGTAACATCGCTGTTTCAGGTCATTTGTCGGCGCTTGGCCGGATAGAGCCCCATGCTGCCGCCGCTGGTGCAATGAAGGTCGTTCCGCTTAGCGTTGCCGGTGCATTTCACACTCCGTTGATGCAAGACGCGGTCGCGGCTTTGACGACGGCGTTGTCCGAAGTGACAATCAACGCGACACGCATTCCTGTATACAGCAATGTGGATGCGAAGCCGCACCAAGAGCCTGATGAAATTCGCGATCTGCTGGCTAAGCAGGTGGTGAATCCGGTTCTTTGGGAAGCCTCGATTCGTCAGATGATTGACGATGGGTTTGATGGTTTCTTGGAAGCTGGCACCGGCCGGGTTCTGCGGGGCACGATCAAACGTATTGCTCGCAAAACGCCAACGGATGGTTTCGGCGACGAGTAG
- a CDS encoding S46 family peptidase: MSAAHPNPGFADEGMYLFNELPTQLLKERHQFTPTAQWAKSLQLSSVRFNSGGSGSFVSSNGLVLTNHHVASDTLQKLSTPDRNLVDNGYLASDPGQELKAPDLELNVLIEMIDVTQRVQAAVTQHGDAEAAAKQRQASIATIEKESTDETGLRSDVVTLFGGAQYHLYRYKKYTDVRLVWAPETKAAFFGGDADNFEYPRYNLDATIFRVYENDQPAQLEHFLKWSDVPLKEDDLIFVSGHPGRTQRIFTVEALEYLRDVRLPFILDYLRRKEVLLQQYRLESNEAARRGRDELFGIQNGRKAYTGMLAGLQDPQTIASKRGRQNRLKSAALASPELAPLVVAFDQIAEIQTEKAAHLRESVSLRSDLFSFALSIVLMTQEDLKPNAERYPEYTESARESMLTRLTSPAPLYDDLQRVKLADEIALLMERRGGDDELVREVLAGRSPQEVAAELVAQTKIGDPAVREELIAGGYNAVLGSNDPMVQLARKIEPVFRSVRQTTDQLDEREKQAYAQISRIITAAEGTSGYPDATFTLRLAFGTVKGYRENGQPVEPTTDLAGAFTHSAEHEGQEDFDLPQSWLDAKESLDLTTQLNFVSTADIIGGNSGSPVVDRKGNLVGLIFDGNIQSLTSDYLYSDAQSRAVSVSGVGIKEAIRKIYQAPSLADQLGR; encoded by the coding sequence ATGTCTGCTGCTCATCCCAATCCAGGTTTCGCTGACGAAGGGATGTATCTCTTCAACGAGCTTCCAACTCAATTACTGAAGGAGCGTCACCAGTTCACCCCGACGGCTCAGTGGGCGAAGTCCTTGCAGTTGTCGTCCGTGCGATTCAATTCGGGCGGTTCGGGGTCATTTGTCTCTTCCAACGGCTTGGTACTGACAAATCATCACGTGGCCAGCGACACGCTCCAGAAATTGAGCACACCGGACCGCAACTTGGTGGACAACGGGTATTTGGCGAGCGATCCGGGACAGGAACTGAAGGCTCCCGATTTGGAGCTGAACGTTTTAATTGAGATGATCGATGTGACCCAGCGTGTCCAAGCGGCTGTGACACAACATGGTGATGCGGAGGCCGCCGCGAAGCAGCGACAGGCTTCCATCGCCACAATCGAGAAGGAATCCACTGACGAGACAGGCTTACGAAGCGATGTGGTGACCTTGTTCGGCGGCGCCCAATATCATCTTTATCGCTATAAGAAATACACGGATGTCCGGCTCGTATGGGCCCCTGAAACGAAGGCGGCATTCTTCGGCGGCGACGCGGACAACTTCGAATATCCGCGATACAACCTGGACGCAACGATTTTTCGCGTTTACGAAAACGACCAACCCGCCCAACTGGAACACTTCTTGAAGTGGAGCGATGTGCCACTGAAGGAAGATGATTTGATCTTCGTCAGCGGTCATCCTGGACGCACTCAACGAATCTTCACGGTGGAGGCTCTTGAGTACCTGCGCGACGTCCGTTTGCCGTTCATCCTGGACTACTTGCGGCGCAAAGAGGTTCTTTTGCAGCAGTACCGTTTAGAAAGTAACGAAGCCGCTCGTCGAGGTCGTGATGAGCTTTTCGGCATCCAGAACGGAAGAAAAGCATACACCGGCATGCTAGCCGGATTACAAGACCCGCAAACCATTGCCTCCAAGCGTGGGCGTCAGAACCGGTTGAAGTCAGCCGCTTTGGCTTCGCCCGAACTTGCCCCGCTGGTTGTTGCGTTTGACCAGATTGCAGAGATCCAAACGGAAAAAGCCGCCCATTTAAGGGAGTCGGTGTCACTGCGAAGCGATCTTTTCAGCTTCGCCTTGTCGATCGTCCTGATGACTCAAGAGGATCTCAAACCCAACGCGGAACGGTACCCGGAATACACCGAATCGGCCCGTGAATCGATGCTCACCCGGCTGACCAGCCCAGCTCCGCTTTACGACGACCTGCAACGCGTCAAGCTGGCCGACGAAATCGCACTGCTGATGGAACGCCGTGGCGGCGACGATGAATTGGTCCGTGAAGTCTTGGCTGGACGCTCACCGCAAGAAGTTGCCGCCGAATTGGTCGCTCAAACCAAGATCGGCGATCCCGCAGTTCGCGAGGAATTGATCGCCGGTGGCTACAACGCCGTCTTGGGAAGCAATGATCCGATGGTTCAACTGGCTCGCAAGATTGAGCCGGTATTCCGAAGCGTCCGGCAGACCACCGATCAGCTCGACGAACGCGAAAAGCAGGCCTACGCCCAGATTTCTCGCATCATTACGGCAGCCGAAGGTACCAGCGGGTACCCAGACGCCACGTTCACGCTGCGGCTCGCCTTTGGAACAGTGAAGGGCTACCGAGAAAACGGGCAACCGGTCGAGCCAACAACCGACCTCGCCGGTGCGTTCACCCACTCCGCCGAGCACGAAGGACAAGAGGACTTTGACCTGCCCCAATCCTGGCTAGACGCAAAAGAGTCGCTGGACCTGACCACTCAGCTCAACTTCGTATCCACCGCCGACATCATCGGCGGCAACAGTGGTTCCCCAGTCGTGGATCGCAAGGGCAACCTGGTGGGGCTGATCTTTGATGGAAACATCCAAAGCCTGACTAGCGACTACCTCTACAGCGACGCCCAAAGCCGTGCCGTCAGCGTGTCAGGCGTGGGCATTAAGGAAGCGATCCGAAAGATCTACCAAGCTCCCTCGCTAGCCGACCAACTAGGCCGGTAA
- a CDS encoding acyl carrier protein, whose product MASIEERVVDIVSEQLGVDKDKITRETSFVNDLGADSLDTVELVMELEEEFDISIPDDAAEKIQKVGEAVDFIEKEKGDDA is encoded by the coding sequence GTGGCGTCCATTGAAGAACGCGTGGTCGACATTGTTTCCGAGCAACTCGGCGTCGACAAAGATAAAATCACTCGCGAAACCTCGTTCGTTAACGACCTCGGTGCCGACTCGCTCGACACAGTTGAATTGGTAATGGAGCTCGAAGAGGAATTCGATATCAGCATCCCAGACGATGCTGCAGAGAAGATTCAAAAGGTTGGCGAAGCTGTCGACTTCATCGAAAAAGAAAAAGGCGACGACGCTTAG